A single window of Nicotiana tomentosiformis chromosome 1, ASM39032v3, whole genome shotgun sequence DNA harbors:
- the LOC138905047 gene encoding WEB family protein At1g12150-like: protein MEEKKKMKRKPSGSPRSEASVLHHESFLWYRVEVNQLELEIKELAQKKDMYKLLSEQQEGVIKNLQAELDGAQKEASVLRREHADLIEKVKVFEVRNEDLIAVANDNTSQVQQKTDQIDQLRKEMDEIQVMADGWKSKMDLLDSEKETAQDKLSSVEVQLRVAKEKDDKRAQQNEDLRTQLGSAIAERDTLGKEIQVIRSKLEITSADADEMVAQYKADVEAAEARLKTTAEYVRRLS from the exons AtggaggaaaagaagaaaatgaagagaAAACCTTCGGGCTCCCCAAGATCCGAG GCCTCAGTACTTCATCACGAGAGCTTTCTTTGGTACCGGGTTGAGGTCAATCAGCTTGAGCTCGAGATCAAGGAGCTTGCCCAGAAAAAGGACATGTAcaagcttctcagcgagcaacaagAAGGGGTCATTAAGAACCTTCAGGCCGAGCTGGATGGAGCCCAGAAAGAAGCATCGGTCTTAAGGCGGGAGCACGCTGACTTGAttgaaaaggtaaaggtttttGAAGTTAGAAACGAGGATCTGATCGCAGTGGCTAATGACAATACCTCGCAGGTCCAGCAGAAGACTGAccagatcgaccaactccgaaagGAGATGGACGAGATCCAAGTAATGGCCGACGGGTGGAAAAGCAAGATGGACCTGCTGGACTCGGAGAAGGAGACCGCCCAGGACAAGCTATCTTCAGTAGAAGTTCAACTTCGGGTGGCAAAAGAGAAAGATGATAAACGGGCCCAGCAAAATGAGGATCTCCGAACACAACTGGGCTCGGCCATCGCTGAACGGGACACTCTTGGTAAAGAGATTCAAGTAATAAGGTCCAAGTTGGAGATAACCTCGGCCGATGCTGACGAGATGGTGGCTCAATACAAGGCCGACGTCGAAGCAGCCGAGGCCCGCCTGAAGACCACTGCTGAGTACGTGAGGCGGCTATCTTGA